TTAAAACTTCTAGCATTATCTTGATTAAAAGCTTTTGTTTTTCCAGCATAAAATCCTAAAAGCATAATTACAAAAATTGGAACTATATCTTTCATAATAATATCCCACATATTATCAGCTCCTTTTAATTTTTAATTTTCTAATTTTTTATTGCAGTTTTAGGATTTAAAGAGGTTATATGACCACTTTCAGTTCCTGTTTTTGGATCTATTTTACAATTAATTAAAGTTGGCTTTAATGACTCTATACCTTTTGTAATTGCATCTTTTAATTCCTCTTGAGTTTCTACATTATATGGAGTTCCTCCAAAAGCTTCAATTAACTTATCGTATCGTGCTGTTGCCATAAGAGTTGTCGGAGATGGATCTGTTCCTCCACCTAAATTTTCATGATCTCCACGATAAATTCCTCCATTATTGAAGACTACTATTGTTATAGGAAGTTTATATCTACAAATTGTTTCAATTTCCATTCCACTGAATCCAAAAGCACTATCTCCTTCAATGGCTAAAATTGGTTTGTTGCTAGTTATAGCTGCTCCAATTGCAAACCCCATTCCTACTCCCATTACTCCCCAAGTTCCACAATCTAAACGTCTACGAGGATAGTACATATTTATAACATTTCTTGTATCATCTAGAGTATTAGCTCCTTCATTTACAAGATAAATATCTTTATGAGAATCTACAACTTCCTTAACAATTTTTAAAGCATTATAGTAGTTTAAAGGCACAGTTATTGTATTTAATTTTGCTGCCATCTTATCTATGTTAATTTCTTTATCTTTTTCAATATTTTCAATCCAAGAAGAATCTACTTTTATAGATATTTTTTCCAATCCATTTACTAATAATTCCATACTTGATTCAATATCTCCTACTACTGGAGCTTCTATTGGACGATTGCTATCTATTTCTTTAGGATCGATTTCTAATTGAATAAAACGAACGTCTGGATTCCAATGTTTTCCTTTTCCATGGCCTAAAAGCCAATTTAATCTAGCACCTATAAGCATAACTGTATCCGCATTTTCTAAAACAAATGAACGAGCTGCTGCTGCACATTGTGGATGATTATCTGGAAGTAACCCTTTTGCCATTGACATTGGTAAAAATGGAATTCCAGTTTCATCTAAAAATTTTTTTATTAATTCGTCTGCTTGAGAATAAGCAGCTCCTTTTCCTAAAAGAACTAAAGGTTTTTTTGCACTTGAAAGTAAATTTAATGCCTTAATTATAGAATCAGAACTAGGTATAGATTTTGGAGCTGGATTTTCTACTTTAAATAAAGTTTTTTCTGCCTCTACTTTATCAATGACACTTCCTAATAACTCTGTAGTTACATCTAAATAAACTCCTCCTGGTCTTCCTGAAGTTGCGGCTCGAATAGCTCTAGCTAATCCAATTGCTATATCTTCTGG
This Cetobacterium somerae ATCC BAA-474 DNA region includes the following protein-coding sequences:
- the oxc gene encoding oxalyl-CoA decarboxylase, which produces MSSVQNDNLTDGMHVMVEALKKNGVDTIYGVVGIPITDLARHAQEEGIRYIGFRHEQSAGNAAAISGYLTKKPGICLTVSAPGFLNGLTALANATVNGFPMIQISGSSDRAIIDLQQGDYEELDQMNIAKPFAKAAYRINKPEDIAIGLARAIRAATSGRPGGVYLDVTTELLGSVIDKVEAEKTLFKVENPAPKSIPSSDSIIKALNLLSSAKKPLVLLGKGAAYSQADELIKKFLDETGIPFLPMSMAKGLLPDNHPQCAAAARSFVLENADTVMLIGARLNWLLGHGKGKHWNPDVRFIQLEIDPKEIDSNRPIEAPVVGDIESSMELLVNGLEKISIKVDSSWIENIEKDKEINIDKMAAKLNTITVPLNYYNALKIVKEVVDSHKDIYLVNEGANTLDDTRNVINMYYPRRRLDCGTWGVMGVGMGFAIGAAITSNKPILAIEGDSAFGFSGMEIETICRYKLPITIVVFNNGGIYRGDHENLGGGTDPSPTTLMATARYDKLIEAFGGTPYNVETQEELKDAITKGIESLKPTLINCKIDPKTGTESGHITSLNPKTAIKN